The genomic DNA GGCTCGCGTCTCCGCGATCTCGGCTTCAGCATTCTGGCGACCTCGGGGACCGCAAAATTGCTCGAGGAATCGGGCGTGGCGGTCACTCCGATCAAGAAGCTTGCCGAAGGGCATCCGAACTTGATCGATTACCTGAAGAACGAAGAGGTTCAGTTGATTATCAACACGCCCAACGGCAAAGGGGCTCGCACCGACGAAGGTCGCATCCGAGCTTCGGGCGTGCAGCACGGCGTCCCATGCATCACGACGATCGCCGCAGCCGAAGCCGCAGTCGGTGCGATGGAGGCGCTCAAAGAAGGTGCCCTGGACGTCGAGTGCCTGCAGGATCGCTTCGGACTGTAGAGTTCCGCACGGCGCATTGACGGCGTCGATGTGTTGAACGCAATCCGCCGAAATAGAAGCAAAGGCCCCCGCGATCGAAACACGATCGCGGGGGCCTTTTGCGTATCTGTGGCGTGAAGCCAAATCGCCACAGACCTGGGACTTGCGTCACCAGGCTATCTCATGTCGTCGCTTCGCGAGTTTATGTAGACGGGATGTTCGTGTTTAGAACGCTTTGACGTGGAATACCTGGGACTTACGTCGCCAGGCTACATGCTGCCGTCGCTTAGCGACTTTCGAAAGCTACCGCGTTTGCGGGTTGAAACGCTTCAACGCAGCGGTCCAGGGACTTAACGTCGTCCCAGGACATCTCTTGACGTTGCTTCGCGAGGGATTGCTGAGTCGCTTCTATTCGCTCGCGATTTCTCGCGGCCCGCTGGATGTTGTCGGCTTGCGCATCGCGTTGATCGTGACGACGGCGATGAAAAGGATCGCGCCGACGATGTCGATCGTCAGTCCGACGCGGACCTCTCCGATCTTGGTGATCGGTGCTAACAGCAGGGCTGCGGAAACGAACATCAATACCCGTTCGAAGATCGACAGGCTGTTGCGGAAGTAGCCCGCGATGCATCCTGCCAAGGCAAGGATTCCGATCGTCGCGGCGGTCAACGCGTGGGCGATCGCAAACGCGGTGGGGGATTGGCCGCCGGGAGCCAGCAGGCACAGCGCCGGCCGGTAGACGAACATAAACGGCAGCGTAAACCCGACCAACGAGAACCGGAACGCGGCAAACGAGGTCTTCATGATCGGCGCCTCGGCAATCGAAGCGCTCGCATACCCGGCCAACGCCACCGGCGGCGTGACCATCGACATCATGCCGAAGTAGAAGATGAACAGGTGAGCGACCAACGGGATCACTCCCAATTCGCCCAGCAACGATCCCATCAATGTCGCCATCAACAGATAACAGACGACCGAGGGAACGCCCATTCCGAGGATCAACGAGCAGACCATGATGCCGACCAGGGCGAGGAACAGATTCGTTTCGACCACGCCTTTGATGACCGAACTGAAATCGGTTGCGATTCCGGTCTGTTGGACGATCCCGATGATGATTCCGACGCAGGCACTCGCGGCGACCAACGAGATCCCATTTTTGGCCGACTTGGTCATCGCCGACGTCATCTCCGGACGCCACGCGGGATGAATCAGGCCAAAGATCAGCAGCCCGAACATCCCGACGATCGCCGAATCCAGCAGCGAACCAACCATCAACAGCGGGCTAAATTCACCGCTGGTCGGATGGATCCATGAACTGGCCATAAACGTCTGCAGTCCCGAGGGGACCGAATCGTGGACAAAGATCGTCGCTTGGTGCAGCAACAGAACGGCAAAGAAACTGAAAAACGCCATCCAGCGAGCCGACGCACTGATCGCAAGCTCTTTGCGAAGCGTGGCGAAGACCAAGATCACCGCTAGCGCGCCTGTCACGCTGCGGAACGGGGAGAAGCCAGCGATCAGCAGGCCGATCAAG from Rosistilla carotiformis includes the following:
- a CDS encoding TRAP transporter permease, producing MTQEANLLDRTRRFAITALGVFLCLFTLFEVNYNLMQPQSSLAVFVGVGLALCYLTFPLHKRFANVQSMRLIDVVLAIAAAGCCGYVVVQTEPLFESLWSDGISLGNRAGAETSADFVVGLIGLALVLEATRRSIGLIVPLLALFFVAHSYYCYGSLRYDWVAMPDWMLPHAGQNVKDIVSTTFLQSLGVFGPAASVMFKYVFLFVVFGAFLEMSGATQFIIDFATKVFGKIRGGPAMVSVVASGLMGSLSGSAVANAVTTGTFTIPMMRSARFPNYIAGGITAAAASGGALVPPVMGAGAYMMLELVQPQVTFLAIMKAALLPAILYYVSILAVVFLYSRRLGAEGLDTQEVSKKKLSGFEAMVFFGALGTLIGLLIAGFSPFRSVTGALAVILVFATLRKELAISASARWMAFFSFFAVLLLHQATIFVHDSVPSGLQTFMASSWIHPTSGEFSPLLMVGSLLDSAIVGMFGLLIFGLIHPAWRPEMTSAMTKSAKNGISLVAASACVGIIIGIVQQTGIATDFSSVIKGVVETNLFLALVGIMVCSLILGMGVPSVVCYLLMATLMGSLLGELGVIPLVAHLFIFYFGMMSMVTPPVALAGYASASIAEAPIMKTSFAAFRFSLVGFTLPFMFVYRPALCLLAPGGQSPTAFAIAHALTAATIGILALAGCIAGYFRNSLSIFERVLMFVSAALLLAPITKIGEVRVGLTIDIVGAILFIAVVTINAMRKPTTSSGPREIASE